DNA sequence from the Sneathiella sp. P13V-1 genome:
CTCAGTTGAAACCCATTACCATCAGCAGCATCAAAGCGAATTTCGAGTCCGGCGTAGCTCAGAGCAAGTTTTTCATCCCCTTTATTTATGATAAACGTCCATTGTCGCGAAAATGCGCTTCCAACTACAAACTCCTCTCTCTGGTGACTTTGGTTCTTTTAATAGGAATTCAAATCTATTGGTATATCGGTTGGACACTGACCAATGACATTAGCGCACAGGCAAATTCCGTCCTCAAGATGCAACGTCAGTTGGCACAAATTGAGTCGGAATATGAGGCCTCAAAAGCAGTTAGTGAAAGAGTTGTCCCTGACGCCCGTGTTCAACAAATTGCAGAATTGAGACAAAGAATCAAAGAGCATAGTGATTGGAAAGACGCTGCCTCAAACCATTTGGAAAACTGGAATGAGGTCTGGTCAAACCTTGATCTTCTTACGTTGCAGCCATGGCAAGTCGATCAGTATCTGACATTACCTGAAGAGGTTCAAAGGCGCATCCAGTTTGTAGCTGCGGACAACATCTTGGCAGCTATCACAAGCTATATTCTGCCTATATTGTATGGATTAATAGGGGCGTGCTTCTATATCTTACGGCAATTACCAAAAGAGATAGAAAACCTGACCTTCTCCATGAATTCCTATATTGAATACAGTCTGCGCATGGCCCAAGGCCCGCTGGCCGGAATGATGGTCAGTTTCTTTTTCGCCTCTGAGGATGCGGACCCTGCAACAATAACGAACAGTATACAAACGCATTCTGTAGAGACGAATCTCTCTACGCTAAGTCCGTTGGCTCTGGCCTTTTTAGCCGGGTATAGTGTGGAGTTCATCTTTAAACTGATTGACCGAATGCTTTCGACAGAAGAAATACAATCAGAAAAATCTGCTAGCACAGCCGTAAATAAAAATTACTACAGCATTGAAAACAATACCAAAAAAGAAGGTATCAAACCTCGCTCGAATAGCGAGAAAGAGAGTAATACTTAAGTAAGCCATTGTATTACATTTTAATAATTTTTTAAGTTTTTGCGTTGATTATGAAAACTGTCCAAGGTTGATCGAAGTCGTTGCTACCTATTTCCAAGCCCCCCCTACTGGAGTAGCAGCGGCTTCGGTTGCTTTTTTTCAGCAGAAAAAACCTTCCAACATTTTCCACTTCTAACTTAACGAAATGGTAATAGTAGCAGTGCAAGTATACCGTCACATTATTGTTTTATGAACGCCACGAGTGGAATAAAAAAAATTGCATCGCATTGAAATCAAAAAAGGGGATTTGGTTTTAGCCGATCAGGATAACGCTACATGTGCGTATATTGTGGAAGCTGGAAAAATTGCGATTGATGATCGCGCATCCAGCACTCCCACCTATTCGGTTGGTCCCGGTGAAATGTTTGGAGAATACGGCATCATTGGAGATGCGGTACATTATTCCACGGCAAAAGCGCTTGAGGACAGCATTCTCATGGTTGTCACTCAGGAAGAAATCGAAGAGAAGAGCGAGCAAGCCGATCCAATGGTGCACCTCTTCCTGAATTTCTTTATGGATCGTTGCCACAGTTTAACGGTTCGTAGTTTGGGAAGTGACGATCAAGTCCAACATTTCACATCTCGCCGTAAACACTGGCAAAACAACATTCAAACAATCCAAGAACAACTTCTTGAGCAGTTCAAGTTGAAAGACGAACTTGAACGCGCTCTCGCAAATGAAGAATTTGTTCTGCACTTTCAGCCGATTATTTCCCTAAGGGGAGGCTTTACGGCAGGCTTTGAAGCCTTGATCCGCTGGCAACATCCAGATCGCGGGCTTCTTTCGCCTTTTTTCTTCATCGACACAGCTGAAAACACAGGGATGATAAACGCGATCGGTCAATGGGTTTTCAAAGAATCATGTCGTTTCAGTCGCATTTTTAATGAAAAAGCTGCCAATAGCAGAAGCCCTGAAATCTTTATCAGTGTGAATATTTCTGCGCGTCAATTCGAAGAAGACGACATGGTAGAAAATTTTAAAGCTAGTCTGGAAGAAACCGGTGCAGATCCGGCAAAAATTCAGCTGGAAATCACGGAAAGTGTCTTGATGACAGATACTGACCGTGCGCAAAAAATGTTGTACGAGCTGAAATCAATGGGCTTTCAGATTGTACTTGATGACTTTGGAACAGGGTACTCTAGCCTCAGCTACCTCCACAAGTTCCCTATCGACAAATTGAAAATCGACAGGTCTTTCACCCATTCCATGCTGGATGATCAGGACAGCCAGGAAATTGTCCGCGCGATTGCTGGCCTTTCCCATAACATGGATATCGAAGTCGTTGCCGAAGGTATCGAAACCATGGAGCAACTTTCAATGTATCGGGATCTTGACTGCCACTATGGGCAGGGCTTCTTGATCGCGAAACCGCTGCCAGTGGACGAAGTTTATGGCATTCTCGGTACAAGAATGAAACTGAACGGATAAGATTATAGGGGATCTATATCCCCTTGCTCTTGCGCGGCATGAAACTCCAAAGCGAAATCCGCCAAAGCCCCCGCCTCAATTGCATTTCTCATACCTTCCATCAAATCCTGATAGTAGTGCAAATTATGCCAGGTAAGTAGAACCGAACCTAGTATCTCCTTCGCTCGGAATAGGTGATGCAAATAAGCCCGTGAGTAATTCGTACAGGCAGGGCATCTACATTCCGCATCTAACGGCCTTGGATCTTCCTGATGGCGTGCATTGCGCATATTAATAGTGCCGTAACGTGTAAAGGCTTGTGCATTTCTTCCAGAACGTGTCGGAAGAACACAATCGAACATGTCTACGCCCCGCATAACACCACCAACCAGATCGTCCGGTTTACCAACGCCCATCAGGTAGCGAGGCTTGTCAGTCGGCATATAAGGTGTTGTGACCTCAAGGGTACTGAACATATTATCCTGCCCCTCACCCACTGCGAGACCACCGATTGCATAGCCTTCAAAGCCGATATCTGTAAGGGCATCAATGGATTCGCTTCGAAGGTCTTCATAAATGGATCCCTGCACGATGCCAAATAACCCATAGCCAGTACGATGTTCAAACGCATCACGTGATCGCTTTGCCCACCTCATGGAGCGTCGCATACTATCAGCGGCAACCTCATGGGTGGCTGGAAACGGCGTACATTCGTCAAACGCCATGGTAATCGTCGCATCCAGATCATTTTGGATCTGCATCGAACGCTCTGGTGTCAGTTCAAATTTCCTACCGTCAATATGGGATTTGAACGTCACACCATTTTCATCCAATGTGCGCAACTCATTAAGGGACATAACCTGAAATCCACCTGAATCGGTCAGGATAGGCCGTTCCCAATTCATGAATTTATGAAGACCGCCCATTTTGCGTACCCGCTCAGATCCTGGGCGCAGCATCAAATGGTAGGTATTCCCGAGAAGGATATCCGCGCCTGTCTGACGAACAGCTTCAGGTGTCATGCCCTTCACAGTCGCAACAGTACCGACCGGCATGAAGGCTGGCGTACGGATATCACCGTGAGCAGTCTTCAAAACACCGCGTCTTGCCGCGCCATCCTGTGCCAGTACATTAAATTTGAATTCCTGCGTCATTATTCCGGGTCTTTCTTGAACAATAATGAACTATCGCCGTAGGAATAAAAGCGGTAGCTGTTATCAATGGCGTGCTGATAGGCATCTTTCATTTCAGATAGGCCACTAAAAGCAGAGACCAACATAAACAAAGTTGACTTAGGCAGATGGAAGTTTGTCATCAGGACATCTACTGCTTTAAACTGATAGCCCGGGGTGATGAAGATATCTGTCTCCCCTCTGAAAGGTTGAACAACGCCTTCGTCATTTGTTGCGCTTTCCAGAAGGCGTAAACTTGTTGTTCCAACGGAAATAATGCGCCCACCGCTCTGACGGATTTCATTTAGCTTTGCCGCAGCCTCTTCTGTGATCTCACCATATTCGGCGTGCATTTTGTGATCATCAGTATTGTCCGCCTTCACAGGAAGGAACGTCCCTGCCCCTACATGCAACGTTGTCGCAACTGTTTGCACCCCTTTTTCAGCAATGCGTGCCAACAATTCAGGTGTAAAATGCAGTCCCGCAGTTGGCGCAGCTACCGCACCTTCTTCACGCGCAAACACGGTTTGGTAGTCTTCTTTATCCTGCTCATCTACAGGACGGATCGAACTGATATAGGGTGGCAGCGGGATCTCACCATAGGTAACCAGATTTTCCATGAGTTTGGCACCGGCAACATTAAAGGCAAGGACAACCTCCCCGCCTTCCAGTTTCTGAGAAACCATTGCATTAAAACCATCTGCGAACTCAATAACATCACCAGCTTTCAGTTTCTTAGCAGGCTTTGCAAATGCGTGCCATGTATCCAAACCAACATTTTTATGAAGTGTCACTTCGATTTTGGCGGTTCTCCGCATCCCCCGAAGCCGGGCAGGAATTACCTTTGTGTCATTAAACACAAGTACATCCCCTTCTTCCAGAAAGTCTGGAAGATCACCAACGGTTGAGTCAGATAGTCCCCCATCCACGATAAGCATCTTCGCTGCTTCGCGGGGAGTTACAGGACGATCCGCAATTCGTTCATTTGGAAGATCGAAATCAAATTCTTCAACAAGCATAGCTTTAAACAGCAAACGAACGGCGCTTCAAAAATGAAGGCCGTTCGCTGCATCCCATTATGGAAATTTCTATAGTTAAGCTACGTCAGCCGCGACTTTCATGCTGACAATTTTGTCAGGATCAGTCACAGAACCATTCATCATACCATCACCTTTTTTGATGCTATGAACATGTTCCATGCCTTCTGTAACCTGACCCCAGATTGAATACTGGCTATCCAAATGAGGAGCAGGCGCGAACATGATAAAGAACTGGCTGTCAGCACTGTTTGGATGTGCAGCACGCGCCATAGAACACGTACCTTCTACATGTGCTTCACCTGAAAACTCTGCATCCAGATTCTGACCGGAACCTCCAGTACCATTTCCAAGCGGGTCACCAGTTTGAGCCATAAAGCCGTCGATCACACGATGGAAAACAATTCCATCATAGAAGCCTTCACGTGCCAATTCCTTGATACGTGCGACGTGATTTGGGGCCAGATCGGGGCGCATTTCGATCACAACACGTCCATCTTTCAATTCAAGATACAGCGTGTTTTCAAGATCTGCAGACATTTCGTTGCTCCTGTTTGCCATTAACGGGCAATGTTTAACTTAACCTTTTTCGGTGCGGATTTTTGCCACCCGCTCCACAATACTCTTGGCTGTCTCAGGCGAGACAAATTTTGTAATATCACCATCCAGAAATGCGATCTCTTTCACAAGGCTGGAGGCAATAAACTGATGTTGATCAGATGCCATCAGAAATACTGTTTCAATTTCAGAATTCAAGCGGCGGTTCATTCCGACCATCTGAAATTCATATTCAAAATCTGAGACAGCCCGCAGACCACGGACAATAATGCTGGCGTTGCATTCCTCCGCAAAATGCATCAGCAGATTATTGAAGGGTCTCACTTCAAAGTTAGTTCCTGGAAATTCCAAGGTCATTTTCTTGACCATCTCAACCCGCTCTTCGACAGAGAAAAGTGGGTTTTTTCCAGGGTTCATGGCGACACCGATAACCAATGTATCGACCAATTTCGCCGCCCGTTTGATAATATCATAATGTCCCAAAGTTATGGGATCAAAAGTACCGGGGTACAGTCCTACGCGTTCTGTTGACATGAGGGGGTTCCTTTCAGATTCGCTATTTCTATGCTAGCTTCAATCAAATTCGCACCAATTACTCTTCGGCAGTATCGCCATTATCAGGGGCTTCTGTCATAGCCCCATTTTCCTGCTCATAATCGTCCCCATTTTCATCATCAGAGTCAGATTTCGCCTCTTCCAATGCGGTTACAGATACGACTTTTTCTCCCTCGGCAGTCTTGAACAGGGTTACACCCTGTGTGTTACGTCCCGCAATGCGGATGTCTGTTACAGGTGTCCGGATCAACTTGCCACCATTTGTAACAAGCATGATCTGATGGTCCTCAGTGATCGGGAATGTCGCGGCAACCTGTCCATTGCGCGCGGATGTTTCAATATTGATAATCCCTTGACCACCGCGGTTTGTCACCCGGTATTCATATGCATTTGTTCGCTTGCCATACCCATTTTCAGTAATGGACAAGAGAACCTCTTCTTTTTCCAGAAGTTCCTGATAACGCGCTTCATCAAGGCCTGCGTAATCAGTGACGTTACCGTCTTCATCGACGGAGCGGCGTGCCTTCAGATATGCATCACGCTGTTCTGTTTCCACGTCAACATGCCCAAGAATAGACATGCCAATAACACTGTCGCCAGCGGCCAGCTTCATGCCGCGGACACCAGATGAGTCGCGACCTTTAAACAAACGAACATCGGTAGCCTGGAAGCGAATACACTTACCGCCCTGAGCCACCAGTAGAACGTCTGATTGATCCGTGCAAAGTTGGACGCCGATAAGTTCGTCATCATCATCCAGCTTCATCGCAATCTTACCGTTGGATTTCACGTTAGAGAAATCACTCAGACGGTTACGACGGACACCACCTTTGCCTGTAGCGAACATAACCTCGTAATCATTCCAAGTCTCTTCATCTTCCGGCAACGGCATCATGGTGGAGATGACTTCACCATTTTCAAGCGGCAACAGATTGATAATCGCTTTGCCAAGGCTCTGCGGAGAACCAAGTGGCAGGCGATACACCTTCATCTTGTAGACGCGACCGAAGGAGGAGAAGAAAAGAACAGGTGTGTGAGTATTCACCACAAAGACCTGCGTTACAAAATCCTCATCGCGGGTCTGCATACCTGCCCTGCCCTTACCACCACGGCGCTGTGGACGATATGTGGAAAGTGGTACACGCTTGATATAACCCTTGTGGCTCACTGTCAGAACCATATCCTCACGCTGGATCAGGTCCTCAATATCATGCTCGAACTCGTTTTCTTCGATAACTGTCCGACGAGGTGTTGCGTACTTCTCTTTCATTTCGAGAAGCTCATTTTCAATAATGCCAATCAGTCGGGCACGGCTTGACAGAATATCAAGATAATCCAGGATCTTGGTTCCAAGACCTGTCAGTTCATCACCAATTTCATTCTGCCCAAGAGCCGTTAGGCGTTGTAGACGCAGATCAAGAATGGCACGCGCCTGAAATTCAGACAGACGATATGTTCCATCATCATTGATAGGATATTCTGGATCATCTACAAGACGGATCAGGCTTTCAATTTGAGTTGCCGGCCAATCTCGGGACATCAATTCCGCACGCGCTGTCGCCGGATCTGGCGCACCGCGAATAACCTTGATGATCTCATCAATATTGGCAACTGCAATTGCCAAACCGATCAATACATGGGCCCGCTCCCGCGCTTTGCGAAGGAGGTATTTTGTACGGCGAGTTACAACTTCTTCACGGAAATCAATAAAGGCTTCCAGAAGCTGCTTCAGGTTCATTTGTTCAGGTCTGCCGCGATTAAGCGCCAGCATATTAACGCCAAATGATGTTTGCAGTGATGTGAAACGGTAAAGTTGGTTCAAGACAACTTCAGCAACCGCATCACGCTTCAATTCAACAACAACGCGCACACCATGACGATCAGATTCGTCACGAAGGTCCCCAATACCTTCCACTTTCTTGGAGCGCACCAGATCGGCAATTTGCTCTACAAGACGGGATTTGTTTACCTGATACGGAATTTCAGTAACAATCAGGGCATGGCGGTCTTTGCGGATTTCTTCGATATCCACTTTGGCGCGCATAATTACTGAGCCGCGGCCCGTTGTCAGACCACTGATAGATCCTGAACGTCCAAGAATTGTACCGCCTGTTGGGAAATCTGGCCCTGGAACATATTCCAGAAGATCTTCTGGTGTGAGTTCTGGTTTTTCCAGCAAAGCAACACAGGCATCCACCACTTCACCCAAGTTATGAGGTGGAATATTTGT
Encoded proteins:
- a CDS encoding EAL domain-containing protein, which produces MHRIEIKKGDLVLADQDNATCAYIVEAGKIAIDDRASSTPTYSVGPGEMFGEYGIIGDAVHYSTAKALEDSILMVVTQEEIEEKSEQADPMVHLFLNFFMDRCHSLTVRSLGSDDQVQHFTSRRKHWQNNIQTIQEQLLEQFKLKDELERALANEEFVLHFQPIISLRGGFTAGFEALIRWQHPDRGLLSPFFFIDTAENTGMINAIGQWVFKESCRFSRIFNEKAANSRSPEIFISVNISARQFEEDDMVENFKASLEETGADPAKIQLEITESVLMTDTDRAQKMLYELKSMGFQIVLDDFGTGYSSLSYLHKFPIDKLKIDRSFTHSMLDDQDSQEIVRAIAGLSHNMDIEVVAEGIETMEQLSMYRDLDCHYGQGFLIAKPLPVDEVYGILGTRMKLNG
- the tgt gene encoding tRNA guanosine(34) transglycosylase Tgt, with translation MTQEFKFNVLAQDGAARRGVLKTAHGDIRTPAFMPVGTVATVKGMTPEAVRQTGADILLGNTYHLMLRPGSERVRKMGGLHKFMNWERPILTDSGGFQVMSLNELRTLDENGVTFKSHIDGRKFELTPERSMQIQNDLDATITMAFDECTPFPATHEVAADSMRRSMRWAKRSRDAFEHRTGYGLFGIVQGSIYEDLRSESIDALTDIGFEGYAIGGLAVGEGQDNMFSTLEVTTPYMPTDKPRYLMGVGKPDDLVGGVMRGVDMFDCVLPTRSGRNAQAFTRYGTINMRNARHQEDPRPLDAECRCPACTNYSRAYLHHLFRAKEILGSVLLTWHNLHYYQDLMEGMRNAIEAGALADFALEFHAAQEQGDIDPL
- the queA gene encoding tRNA preQ1(34) S-adenosylmethionine ribosyltransferase-isomerase QueA → MLVEEFDFDLPNERIADRPVTPREAAKMLIVDGGLSDSTVGDLPDFLEEGDVLVFNDTKVIPARLRGMRRTAKIEVTLHKNVGLDTWHAFAKPAKKLKAGDVIEFADGFNAMVSQKLEGGEVVLAFNVAGAKLMENLVTYGEIPLPPYISSIRPVDEQDKEDYQTVFAREEGAVAAPTAGLHFTPELLARIAEKGVQTVATTLHVGAGTFLPVKADNTDDHKMHAEYGEITEEAAAKLNEIRQSGGRIISVGTTSLRLLESATNDEGVVQPFRGETDIFITPGYQFKAVDVLMTNFHLPKSTLFMLVSAFSGLSEMKDAYQHAIDNSYRFYSYGDSSLLFKKDPE
- a CDS encoding peptidylprolyl isomerase, with protein sequence MSADLENTLYLELKDGRVVIEMRPDLAPNHVARIKELAREGFYDGIVFHRVIDGFMAQTGDPLGNGTGGSGQNLDAEFSGEAHVEGTCSMARAAHPNSADSQFFIMFAPAPHLDSQYSIWGQVTEGMEHVHSIKKGDGMMNGSVTDPDKIVSMKVAADVA
- the coaD gene encoding pantetheine-phosphate adenylyltransferase, which encodes MSTERVGLYPGTFDPITLGHYDIIKRAAKLVDTLVIGVAMNPGKNPLFSVEERVEMVKKMTLEFPGTNFEVRPFNNLLMHFAEECNASIIVRGLRAVSDFEYEFQMVGMNRRLNSEIETVFLMASDQHQFIASSLVKEIAFLDGDITKFVSPETAKSIVERVAKIRTEKG
- the gyrA gene encoding DNA gyrase subunit A is translated as MNDTTATPTDKDIVPVTIEEEMRKSYLDYAMSVIVSRALPDARDGLKPVHRRILYAMYENGYTSDKPFRKSARVVGDVMGRYHPHGDSAIYDAMVRLAQDFSMRLRLIEGQGNFGSMDGDKAAAMRYTEARLQKAAESLIDDIDKETVDFANNYDDSEQEPTVLPARYPNLLVNGAGGIAVGMATNIPPHNLGEVVDACVALLEKPELTPEDLLEYVPGPDFPTGGTILGRSGSISGLTTGRGSVIMRAKVDIEEIRKDRHALIVTEIPYQVNKSRLVEQIADLVRSKKVEGIGDLRDESDRHGVRVVVELKRDAVAEVVLNQLYRFTSLQTSFGVNMLALNRGRPEQMNLKQLLEAFIDFREEVVTRRTKYLLRKARERAHVLIGLAIAVANIDEIIKVIRGAPDPATARAELMSRDWPATQIESLIRLVDDPEYPINDDGTYRLSEFQARAILDLRLQRLTALGQNEIGDELTGLGTKILDYLDILSSRARLIGIIENELLEMKEKYATPRRTVIEENEFEHDIEDLIQREDMVLTVSHKGYIKRVPLSTYRPQRRGGKGRAGMQTRDEDFVTQVFVVNTHTPVLFFSSFGRVYKMKVYRLPLGSPQSLGKAIINLLPLENGEVISTMMPLPEDEETWNDYEVMFATGKGGVRRNRLSDFSNVKSNGKIAMKLDDDDELIGVQLCTDQSDVLLVAQGGKCIRFQATDVRLFKGRDSSGVRGMKLAAGDSVIGMSILGHVDVETEQRDAYLKARRSVDEDGNVTDYAGLDEARYQELLEKEEVLLSITENGYGKRTNAYEYRVTNRGGQGIINIETSARNGQVAATFPITEDHQIMLVTNGGKLIRTPVTDIRIAGRNTQGVTLFKTAEGEKVVSVTALEEAKSDSDDENGDDYEQENGAMTEAPDNGDTAEE